In Brevinematales bacterium, the sequence CATCTCTTGTTATGGCTACAGGTGCAAAAGCAACCGGCTGGGATGTAACACTTTATTTCACTTTTTGGGGTCTAAACCTAATAACAAAAAAGAAATTATCTGGAAAATATAAAAGGAATTTGATACAAAAACTGTTTGGCATAATAAATAAGCCTTCTGTTGATAAAGCAAAACTATCCAAGTTCAACTTCGGTGGAATTGGTAAAGGAATGCTCGAAATCTTACTTAAACAGAAGAAAATACCTACCTTGAAAGAACTATTCGATTATGCAAACCAATTAGGAGTAAAAATCGTCGCTTGCTCTTTAGCAATGAACGTATTCGGACTCTCTAAAGATGATCTTGAGGATTTCGTAAAAGAAATCGTAGATGTCCCAGAGTACCTTAGAATCGCCAAAGAGTCTTCAGTAGCACATTTCATAGCATAACGCATTAAAAGCATAAAAGGATTTTGATATTGTTTAAGATGCAAATATAGTAACTAGAAAATAACAACTCTCAAATACAAGGAAAATATAACTTACAAGCTTGTAAGTTCCCTTACTATGTAGTTAGAAACTATCCATCCTTGAAGTGTGGGTATTATTTTACCTTCAAAAAGTTTAAGATAACCCAAGCTTTCGATCTCTCTAACTCTATTCAAAAACTTATTAAAACCATCTTCATCCAAAAACTTTTTGACATTATAAATATCAAAACCATCTTTTTTTCTAAAACCTAACATAACTAACTCTTGATATGCCTTATAATTATCAATTTCATCAACTTCATCAACCGGTAATAGTCCTTTGCTTAGTCTTGATATATATTCTTTTATACTCAAAGTATTCTTATATCTCCGGTTTTCTAAGAATCCTGATGCTC encodes:
- a CDS encoding DsrE/DsrF/DrsH-like family protein, producing MEEKKKDSLSIVVFTDDYDKAMASLVMATGAKATGWDVTLYFTFWGLNLITKKKLSGKYKRNLIQKLFGIINKPSVDKAKLSKFNFGGIGKGMLEILLKQKKIPTLKELFDYANQLGVKIVACSLAMNVFGLSKDDLEDFVKEIVDVPEYLRIAKESSVAHFIA